The Gemmata palustris genome includes a region encoding these proteins:
- a CDS encoding HzsA-related protein: MSFRACFLVALLLVVVSLAGAQPQPPDVSGPINVEPKPVASDKTVKLDYDIVYVRARRNGDKVGTNWPEISNPVFMDPGADLMLLHPDGTEEILVKGGAGSVTDPVVSFDGEWVYYSHFHDMKGASISQGPSGGADIYKIHVKSKKVVRLTHQGFTPNTGAANWSKDYRTPEAGKNYFEYGVFNTGPCPLPGGKVAFTSNRNGFKPPKRVPHIMQLFVMDEDGSNVECIGHLNLGMALHPTVLRDGRIMFSSLESQGLRASTLWGLWTINPDGTNWGPMASAFMPGASPSAWHFQTQMTDGSIVAEEYYNQTSSGFGSLVKFPLAPPSGEAAFGPGYTLDPRNPALRHGRLDSGAARTRRLPFSPYGVESITQFARADEGASDFAVRGQRTGTRVGKVTHPSAAPDNHLLTVWSSGPVNGGYTVHVPAVDGGLYLIKEGKAVNEPGEMLLIKNDPKYNEQWPRALVPYKRIHGIDEPKKLASLANDGTLSKHLPAGTPFGLVGTSSFYKRESYPNGVVKPGTVTAAFAGGPDATGTQDLDLFNTTVDATSLNWFNQGADAGRYTNDDIHAVRILAMEPATDRNKGPHSGRTFRSHATERLRVLGEIPLRKFTSGKEPTDPDGNPDTSFLAKIPADVGFTFQTLDKNGMVLNMAQTWHQVRPGEIRNDCGGCHAHSQKPTEFKLTAAAKADYEVFDLTQKTPLLTSKAQDESKKQWDARGETGLKFADGVKNVEYFRDVKPILDRSCAACHTLKGDAPAKLVLDDHKTVNVADCDDVPGTYYRLAMDGAGRFGHKPLITGWRGANASRYVRMFQSRRSLLVWKVYGARLDGWNNDDFPTETTPGDARTLKLKGEPVTNTLANRNRADLDFTGSVMPPPEAVKAGKVAPLTDEDKLTLVRWIDLGCPIDLDYDSAAPQKTGFGWALDDQRPTLALTSPKPGANPPLDRILVGMHDYGTGLDATSFTVTATFTANGAAPGTNLAEKFTPLGGRVYELKLATPFTGANEKLTVSVKDKQGNVTRIERTFSAK; the protein is encoded by the coding sequence ATGTCGTTTCGCGCTTGCTTTCTCGTCGCGTTATTGTTGGTCGTCGTGTCGCTCGCCGGGGCGCAGCCGCAACCGCCGGACGTGAGCGGGCCGATCAACGTCGAACCCAAACCGGTCGCGTCCGACAAGACGGTGAAACTCGATTACGACATCGTTTACGTTCGCGCGCGGCGGAACGGCGACAAGGTGGGCACCAACTGGCCCGAAATCTCCAACCCGGTGTTCATGGACCCCGGCGCGGACCTCATGTTGCTCCACCCGGACGGGACCGAAGAAATTCTGGTGAAGGGGGGCGCGGGTTCCGTCACCGATCCCGTCGTGTCGTTCGACGGCGAGTGGGTCTACTACTCGCACTTCCACGACATGAAGGGCGCGAGCATTTCGCAAGGGCCGTCCGGTGGGGCGGACATCTACAAGATCCACGTGAAGTCGAAGAAGGTCGTGCGCCTCACGCACCAGGGGTTCACCCCCAACACCGGTGCCGCGAACTGGAGCAAGGACTACCGTACCCCCGAAGCGGGCAAGAACTACTTCGAGTACGGCGTCTTCAACACGGGGCCGTGCCCTCTCCCGGGCGGAAAGGTCGCGTTCACGAGCAACCGCAACGGGTTCAAACCGCCCAAGCGCGTGCCACACATCATGCAACTGTTCGTGATGGACGAGGACGGCAGCAACGTCGAGTGCATCGGGCACCTGAACCTCGGCATGGCGCTGCATCCGACCGTGCTGCGCGACGGGCGCATCATGTTCAGTTCGCTCGAATCGCAGGGGCTGCGCGCTTCGACGCTCTGGGGACTGTGGACCATCAACCCGGACGGTACTAACTGGGGGCCAATGGCCAGCGCGTTCATGCCCGGCGCCAGCCCGAGTGCGTGGCACTTCCAGACGCAGATGACGGACGGGTCCATTGTCGCAGAGGAGTATTACAATCAGACGTCGAGCGGGTTCGGGAGCCTGGTGAAATTTCCCCTCGCGCCGCCGAGTGGCGAAGCGGCGTTCGGACCGGGGTACACGCTCGACCCGCGGAACCCCGCGCTGCGGCACGGGCGCCTCGATTCGGGCGCTGCGCGTACCCGCAGGTTGCCCTTTAGCCCCTATGGGGTCGAGTCGATCACGCAGTTCGCACGCGCCGATGAAGGGGCATCGGATTTCGCCGTTCGCGGTCAGCGGACCGGCACGCGGGTGGGCAAGGTCACGCACCCGTCCGCGGCACCGGACAATCACCTCCTGACGGTCTGGTCGAGCGGCCCTGTCAACGGCGGGTACACGGTCCACGTTCCGGCGGTCGATGGCGGGTTGTACCTCATCAAAGAGGGCAAGGCCGTTAACGAACCGGGCGAGATGCTGCTCATCAAAAACGACCCGAAGTACAACGAGCAGTGGCCCCGCGCTCTGGTGCCGTACAAGCGCATTCACGGCATTGATGAGCCGAAAAAGCTCGCCTCACTCGCGAACGACGGCACGCTCTCCAAACACCTCCCGGCCGGTACACCGTTCGGCCTCGTGGGGACGTCGAGCTTCTACAAGCGCGAGAGCTACCCCAACGGTGTCGTAAAGCCGGGCACGGTCACCGCGGCGTTCGCGGGCGGGCCGGATGCGACCGGCACGCAAGACCTCGACCTGTTCAACACCACGGTCGACGCCACCTCGCTGAACTGGTTCAACCAGGGCGCGGACGCGGGCCGGTACACGAACGACGACATCCACGCGGTGCGCATCCTCGCGATGGAACCCGCCACGGACCGCAACAAAGGGCCGCACTCCGGGCGCACGTTCCGTAGCCACGCGACCGAGCGCCTGCGCGTCCTCGGCGAGATCCCGCTGCGCAAATTCACGAGCGGCAAAGAACCGACCGATCCCGACGGGAACCCGGACACGAGCTTCCTCGCAAAAATCCCCGCGGACGTGGGGTTCACGTTTCAGACGCTCGACAAAAACGGCATGGTACTGAACATGGCCCAGACGTGGCACCAAGTGCGCCCGGGCGAAATCCGCAACGATTGCGGCGGGTGCCATGCCCACAGCCAGAAACCGACCGAGTTCAAACTGACCGCCGCGGCGAAGGCGGACTACGAGGTCTTCGACCTCACGCAGAAGACCCCGCTGCTCACCTCAAAAGCTCAGGACGAGTCGAAGAAGCAGTGGGACGCACGCGGAGAAACCGGGTTGAAGTTCGCCGACGGCGTGAAGAACGTGGAGTACTTCCGTGACGTGAAGCCGATCCTCGACCGCAGTTGCGCAGCGTGCCACACGCTCAAGGGCGACGCGCCCGCGAAACTGGTGCTCGACGACCACAAGACGGTGAACGTGGCCGACTGCGACGACGTGCCCGGCACGTACTACCGGCTCGCGATGGACGGGGCCGGCCGGTTCGGGCACAAGCCGCTCATTACGGGCTGGCGCGGGGCGAACGCCTCCCGCTACGTGCGCATGTTCCAGTCGCGCCGCAGCTTGCTCGTCTGGAAGGTCTACGGCGCCCGGCTCGACGGTTGGAACAACGACGACTTCCCCACAGAAACCACCCCCGGCGACGCGCGCACGCTGAAGTTGAAGGGTGAACCGGTCACGAACACGCTCGCGAACCGGAACCGTGCGGACCTCGATTTCACCGGTAGTGTGATGCCGCCTCCGGAAGCGGTGAAGGCCGGCAAGGTGGCACCGCTGACGGACGAGGACAAGTTGACGCTGGTGCGCTGGATCGACTTGGGCTGCCCCATCGACCTCGATTACGACTCGGCCGCGCCTCAAAAGACCGGCTTCGGCTGGGCGCTCGACGACCAGCGCCCGACGCTCGCACTCACTTCGCCGAAGCCCGGCGCAAACCCGCCGCTCGATCGGATTCTGGTTGGGATGCACGACTACGGTACCGGTCTCGATGCGACGAGCTTCACCGTAACCGCGACCTTCACTGCGAACGGCGCGGCGCCGGGAACGAACCTCGCGGAGAAGTTCACCCCACTCGGCGGTAGAGTGTACGAACTGAAACTTGCGACCCCGTTCACCGGCGCCAACGAGAAGCTTACGGTGAGCGTGAAGGACAAGCAGGGGAACGTCACGCGCATCGAGCGCACGTTCTCGGCAAAGTAA
- a CDS encoding SMP-30/gluconolactonase/LRE family protein, which translates to MFRTRFLIALALPALPLLAHSADPLPVPSTVRAEGESPVAPGAKVEKLAGGFKFTEGPAPDADGNVYFTDQPNDKILKWSTDGKLTTFMEPCGRSNGLSFDKNGTLWACADEKNELWKIDVKTKEKTVVVKDYNGKLLNGPNDIWVRDDGSAFFSDPFYKRPYWKRGPIEQDKQAVYFVSVEGKLSRADAGDIKQPNGIIGTPDGKTLYVADIGAGKTYQYDVEKDGALKNRKLFCSQGSDGMTIDEAGNVYFTLGKAVTIYDKGGKKVTAIDVPEGTTNVCFGGKDMKTLFITAGTGFYSIPMKVKGVARQ; encoded by the coding sequence ATGTTCCGCACACGTTTCCTGATCGCGCTCGCGCTGCCAGCGCTCCCGCTATTGGCTCATTCGGCCGACCCGTTACCCGTTCCCAGCACGGTCCGCGCGGAGGGCGAATCGCCCGTGGCCCCGGGCGCGAAGGTCGAGAAGCTCGCGGGCGGGTTCAAGTTCACCGAAGGCCCCGCGCCCGACGCGGACGGCAACGTGTACTTCACCGACCAGCCGAACGACAAGATCCTGAAGTGGAGCACGGACGGCAAACTCACCACGTTCATGGAACCGTGCGGGCGCTCCAACGGGCTGTCCTTCGACAAGAACGGCACCTTGTGGGCGTGTGCCGACGAGAAGAACGAGTTGTGGAAGATCGACGTGAAGACGAAGGAAAAGACTGTCGTCGTGAAGGACTACAATGGCAAGTTGCTCAACGGCCCGAACGACATCTGGGTGCGCGACGACGGCAGCGCGTTCTTCTCCGACCCGTTCTACAAGCGCCCCTACTGGAAGCGCGGGCCGATCGAGCAGGACAAACAGGCCGTGTACTTCGTCTCGGTCGAGGGCAAGTTGAGCCGCGCGGACGCCGGCGACATCAAGCAGCCGAACGGTATCATCGGCACGCCCGACGGCAAGACGCTCTACGTCGCCGATATCGGGGCGGGCAAAACGTACCAGTACGACGTCGAGAAGGACGGGGCGCTCAAGAACCGCAAACTGTTCTGCTCGCAAGGCTCCGACGGCATGACCATCGACGAGGCGGGGAACGTGTACTTCACGCTGGGCAAGGCCGTGACGATCTACGACAAGGGCGGGAAGAAGGTGACCGCGATCGACGTCCCGGAGGGCACCACGAACGTGTGCTTCGGCGGCAAGGATATGAAGACGCTGTTCATCACCGCGGGCACGGGGTTCTATTCGATCCCGATGAAGGTAAAGGGTGTAGCGCGGCAGTAG
- a CDS encoding S41 family peptidase, translating into MKRSFRLVLLAAGIFAPASASAQPDATDTRLLTMPAVSAKNIAFVYAEDLWVADIDGKNPRRLTTDLGLEAYPVFSPDGQTIAFSAQFDGNTDVYTIPLGGGAPTRLTAHPTPDIVRGFTPDGKSVLFSSPRNVYSNRYQQLFTVPLTGGMPTQLPIPWGFEAAYSPDGEYIAYTPVRDATPQWKHYRGGTHSRVWIYNVKTHDVTEISQPKDRCNDLDPNWVGHTLYFRSDRAGEYNVFAYDTDNKDIKQLTKFTDFPVLDINTDGKQLIFEQAGYLHLMTPPESVSTRLKVGITIDNNEARARFAKGAKYVRDVSVSPSGSRVAVEFRGEIVTVPAEKGDARILTNTPDIHERNPSWSPDGKTIAYFSDAGGEYQLVLAPQSGKGEAKKVKLTGSGFYFNPIWSRDSKKVLFTDNAETVFVLDVESNKITKVVEPKHGLGRNLTAASWSPDSKWVTYALNTPAQISRVYAYSLEQNKATPITDGLTEANGPVFDAGGKYLYFLGSNDTGMSKHGFSQSAADSRQPRWSINLVVLNKDLPSPFLRESDEEKGEGEKPTPKTDKKDKDAAFAIDFTNIDQRILAFPLPTGNYAGLQTGSAGQIYYLTRSEGGGGGGPGGGGGATLSRYDLERRRATVVQAGVQGYELTPDGRKMLYSTGNGNWFITSSAGGGGASPAGPTSGAARPGGRPTAPAPSPAGGDGGDGKVNFEGIEVRVDPRAEWKQILEEAWRINRDFFYDPNMHGADWPAVKKKYEVFLPHLTSSADLYRVVRWMLSELAVGHSYITSFGERTFERKTVPGGLLGADYEIANDRYKFKKIYGGLNWSATMRSPLTAPGVNVKEGEFLLAVNGKELKAPTEVFALFENTSGKLTELTVGPNADGTGSRTVTVEPIASEYNLRNMDWVEGNLKKVEKATGGKVGYVHVRDTAAGGMADFKRYFFPQVDKDALIIDERFNSGGQIADYYIDILRRPFASYWAPRHGADNRSPSAAVFGPKVMIIDEGAGSGGDMLPYMFRKFGVGPLVGKRTWGGLVGISGYPVLMDGGTVTSPSFAIWSPDGGFIVENEGVAPDFDVTMWPKDLIAGKDPQLEKAIELALEALKKNPPKKDTRPEYPKRAQPQP; encoded by the coding sequence ATGAAACGCTCGTTCCGACTCGTTTTGCTCGCGGCGGGGATATTTGCCCCTGCCAGCGCGAGCGCCCAGCCCGATGCTACCGACACGCGGCTACTCACAATGCCGGCCGTGAGCGCGAAGAACATCGCGTTCGTTTACGCCGAAGATTTGTGGGTCGCCGATATTGACGGCAAGAACCCGCGCCGGCTCACCACCGACCTCGGCCTGGAAGCCTACCCGGTGTTCAGCCCCGATGGGCAGACCATCGCGTTCAGCGCCCAGTTCGATGGCAACACCGACGTTTACACGATTCCTCTCGGCGGCGGCGCCCCCACGCGGCTCACCGCGCACCCCACGCCCGACATCGTTCGCGGGTTTACCCCGGACGGCAAGAGCGTGCTGTTCTCGTCGCCGCGGAACGTTTACAGCAACCGCTACCAGCAGCTCTTTACCGTACCCCTTACAGGGGGGATGCCGACGCAGCTCCCGATCCCGTGGGGCTTCGAGGCCGCGTACTCGCCGGACGGTGAGTACATCGCGTACACCCCGGTGCGCGACGCCACACCGCAGTGGAAGCACTACCGCGGCGGCACCCACTCGCGCGTCTGGATCTACAACGTTAAAACGCACGACGTGACCGAGATCTCGCAGCCCAAGGACCGGTGCAACGACCTCGACCCGAACTGGGTGGGGCACACGCTGTACTTCCGCTCGGACCGGGCGGGCGAGTACAACGTGTTCGCCTACGACACCGATAACAAGGACATCAAGCAACTCACCAAGTTCACCGACTTCCCGGTGCTCGACATCAACACCGACGGCAAGCAACTCATCTTCGAGCAAGCCGGGTACCTGCACCTGATGACGCCGCCCGAGTCCGTTTCCACGCGGCTGAAAGTCGGGATCACGATCGATAACAACGAGGCCCGCGCGCGGTTCGCGAAGGGCGCAAAGTACGTGCGCGACGTGAGCGTCTCGCCGAGCGGCTCCCGCGTCGCGGTGGAGTTCCGCGGGGAGATCGTGACGGTTCCCGCCGAGAAGGGCGACGCCCGCATCCTGACGAACACGCCCGACATTCACGAGCGCAACCCGTCATGGTCGCCGGACGGCAAAACGATCGCGTACTTCTCGGACGCCGGCGGCGAGTACCAACTCGTTCTCGCGCCCCAAAGCGGGAAGGGCGAGGCCAAGAAGGTCAAACTCACCGGCAGCGGCTTCTACTTCAACCCGATCTGGTCCCGGGACTCGAAGAAAGTTCTTTTCACCGACAACGCGGAAACCGTGTTCGTGCTCGACGTCGAGTCGAACAAGATCACGAAGGTCGTGGAGCCGAAGCACGGCCTCGGGCGCAACCTGACGGCGGCGAGCTGGTCGCCAGACTCGAAGTGGGTGACCTACGCGCTCAACACGCCCGCCCAGATCTCCCGCGTGTACGCGTACTCGCTCGAACAGAACAAAGCGACCCCGATCACCGACGGGCTGACCGAAGCGAACGGACCGGTCTTCGACGCGGGCGGGAAGTACCTGTACTTCCTCGGCTCCAACGACACCGGCATGAGCAAGCACGGGTTCAGCCAGTCGGCCGCGGACAGCCGCCAGCCCCGGTGGTCGATCAACCTCGTGGTGCTGAACAAGGATCTGCCGAGCCCGTTCCTGCGCGAGAGTGACGAGGAGAAGGGCGAGGGCGAAAAGCCCACCCCGAAGACGGACAAGAAGGACAAGGACGCGGCGTTCGCGATCGATTTCACCAACATCGACCAACGCATTCTGGCCTTCCCGCTCCCGACCGGTAACTACGCCGGGCTGCAAACCGGTAGCGCGGGCCAAATCTACTACCTCACGCGCTCCGAGGGGGGCGGGGGCGGTGGACCGGGTGGCGGCGGGGGCGCGACGCTCAGCCGTTACGACCTCGAGCGCCGGCGCGCGACCGTTGTGCAGGCCGGGGTGCAGGGGTACGAACTCACGCCGGACGGCCGGAAAATGCTCTACTCCACCGGCAATGGCAACTGGTTCATCACGTCATCGGCAGGTGGTGGCGGCGCGTCCCCGGCCGGCCCGACCAGCGGCGCAGCGCGCCCGGGCGGTCGGCCGACCGCACCGGCCCCGAGTCCGGCGGGCGGCGACGGCGGCGACGGCAAGGTGAACTTCGAGGGCATCGAGGTCCGCGTCGACCCGCGCGCCGAGTGGAAGCAGATCCTCGAAGAGGCCTGGCGCATCAACCGCGACTTCTTCTACGACCCCAACATGCACGGCGCCGATTGGCCCGCGGTGAAGAAGAAGTACGAAGTGTTCCTCCCGCACCTGACGAGCAGCGCGGACCTGTACCGCGTGGTCCGGTGGATGCTGTCGGAACTCGCGGTCGGGCACAGCTACATCACGAGCTTCGGCGAGCGCACCTTCGAGCGCAAGACCGTTCCGGGTGGACTGCTCGGCGCGGACTACGAGATCGCCAACGACCGGTACAAGTTCAAGAAGATCTACGGCGGGCTGAACTGGAGCGCGACGATGCGCTCGCCGCTCACCGCGCCGGGCGTGAACGTGAAGGAGGGCGAGTTCCTGCTCGCCGTGAACGGCAAGGAGCTGAAGGCCCCGACGGAGGTCTTCGCGCTGTTCGAGAACACCTCGGGCAAGTTGACCGAACTCACGGTCGGGCCGAACGCGGACGGAACGGGTTCGCGTACCGTGACCGTCGAGCCGATCGCGAGCGAGTACAACCTGCGCAACATGGACTGGGTGGAGGGGAACCTGAAGAAGGTCGAGAAGGCGACCGGCGGGAAGGTCGGGTACGTTCACGTGCGCGACACCGCGGCCGGCGGCATGGCCGACTTCAAGCGGTACTTCTTCCCGCAAGTCGATAAGGACGCACTCATCATCGACGAGCGGTTCAACAGCGGCGGGCAGATCGCCGACTACTACATCGACATCCTGCGCCGGCCGTTCGCGAGCTACTGGGCGCCGCGCCACGGGGCCGACAACCGCTCGCCGAGCGCCGCGGTGTTCGGGCCGAAGGTCATGATTATCGACGAGGGAGCGGGGTCCGGCGGCGACATGCTGCCGTACATGTTCCGCAAGTTCGGCGTCGGCCCGCTGGTCGGCAAGCGCACCTGGGGCGGGTTGGTCGGCATTTCGGGCTACCCGGTGCTGATGGACGGCGGAACGGTGACCTCACCCAGCTTCGCGATCTGGTCGCCGGACGGCGGGTTCATCGTGGAGAACGAGGGCGTGGCGCCCGACTTCGACGTGACCATGTGGCCGAAGGATCTGATCGCCGGCAAAGACCCGCAATTGGAAAAGGCGATCGAACTGGCGCTGGAGGCGCTCAAGAAGAACCCGCCGAAGAAGGACACGCGGCCCGAGTACCCGAAGCGGGCACAGCCGCAGCCGTAA
- a CDS encoding trypsin-like peptidase domain-containing protein yields the protein MKAERWALAAGFLALGLAGGMFATQPLSGQPAVPQLNQPQPLPGREWQSLAPVAKRVLPGVVCIEGKGRAKRLAGEDTDPGFGSGVLVDATGVILTSNHVVTDLDSVEVTLTDGRKFSTGDIRRDPKTDIALVKIESKDPLPFLEFSDSDAMEIGDRVLAVGAPFGLTGSVTSGIVSAKGRNNLKLNQFEDFIQTDAAMNPGNSGGALVNLDGKVIGLTAAIKTRSGGFQGVGLAVSSNLAKKVGDELLKNGPARRPLPPSFGIAVRDLDEESAKRAGARSTNGAVVTRVVDDSPAAKAGISIGDVITKINGELVKGSRDVQKITAILPANQVVDVLLWRDGKFYVGKVKVEGEQQALKPDAPFAPAPGGVTADKIGLALTDLTAESVKKSNLPKDLKGVVVATVAQNSLAEKSGLSRGLIVLKVDKVAVTSVASFDEALKQASTEKGAILHVLRANGDVDFVVLRLK from the coding sequence ATGAAAGCCGAACGCTGGGCGCTCGCTGCCGGGTTTCTCGCTCTGGGACTGGCCGGTGGGATGTTCGCCACGCAGCCGCTTTCCGGCCAACCCGCGGTGCCGCAACTGAACCAGCCCCAACCCCTCCCGGGGCGCGAGTGGCAGTCACTCGCGCCCGTGGCGAAGCGCGTGCTGCCGGGCGTGGTGTGCATCGAAGGCAAGGGGCGGGCCAAGCGGCTCGCGGGCGAGGACACCGACCCCGGGTTCGGCTCCGGCGTGCTCGTCGACGCGACCGGTGTCATCCTCACGAGCAACCACGTCGTGACCGATCTCGATTCGGTCGAAGTCACCCTCACCGACGGGCGCAAATTCTCCACCGGCGACATCCGACGCGACCCGAAAACTGACATCGCGCTCGTGAAGATCGAATCGAAAGATCCCCTGCCCTTCCTCGAGTTCAGTGACAGCGACGCGATGGAAATCGGCGACCGCGTGCTGGCAGTCGGTGCCCCGTTCGGCCTCACGGGTTCGGTCACGAGCGGCATCGTGAGTGCAAAGGGGCGCAACAACCTGAAACTGAACCAGTTCGAGGACTTCATCCAGACCGATGCGGCCATGAACCCGGGCAACAGCGGCGGGGCACTCGTGAACCTCGACGGCAAGGTGATCGGCCTCACGGCCGCGATCAAAACGCGCAGCGGGGGCTTTCAGGGCGTCGGCCTCGCGGTCTCCAGCAACCTCGCGAAGAAAGTGGGTGACGAGTTACTCAAAAACGGTCCCGCGCGCCGGCCGTTGCCGCCGTCATTCGGGATCGCCGTCCGCGACCTCGACGAAGAGAGCGCGAAGAGGGCCGGGGCACGAAGCACGAACGGCGCCGTGGTGACGAGGGTCGTCGATGATTCGCCCGCGGCCAAAGCCGGTATTTCGATCGGGGATGTGATTACCAAGATCAACGGCGAACTGGTCAAAGGTTCGCGCGACGTGCAGAAGATCACCGCGATACTGCCCGCCAACCAGGTCGTCGACGTCCTGCTCTGGCGCGACGGCAAGTTCTACGTCGGCAAGGTGAAGGTGGAGGGCGAACAGCAAGCACTCAAACCGGATGCACCTTTCGCCCCCGCACCGGGCGGCGTCACCGCGGACAAGATCGGACTCGCGCTCACTGATCTCACGGCCGAGTCCGTGAAAAAGAGCAACTTACCGAAGGATTTAAAGGGCGTGGTGGTCGCGACCGTTGCGCAGAACAGCCTCGCGGAGAAGTCCGGCCTCAGTCGCGGACTGATCGTACTGAAGGTGGATAAGGTCGCCGTTACCTCGGTCGCGTCCTTCGACGAAGCGCTGAAACAAGCGAGCACCGAAAAGGGCGCGATACTGCACGTCCTGCGTGCGAACGGCGACGTGGATTTCGTGGTGCTGCGGTTGAAATAA
- a CDS encoding metallophosphoesterase family protein, which produces MRLGILSDTHDELERTRHAIELLRAAGAEALIHCGDLVSPALVAALRVLPSWFVFGNHDSDMVPHLERAAAELGVTCLGWGGVVELDGKRIGVAHGHMSADVRRVLAAQPDYFLSGHSHIASDVVSGSVRRVNPGALHRADEFTVALLEVGSGELRFLCVPK; this is translated from the coding sequence ATGCGTCTGGGTATCCTCTCCGACACGCACGACGAACTGGAGCGCACGCGGCACGCCATCGAACTGTTACGGGCCGCGGGAGCCGAAGCACTGATTCATTGTGGCGATCTGGTGTCGCCTGCGCTCGTGGCCGCTCTACGTGTGCTGCCGAGCTGGTTCGTGTTCGGGAATCACGATTCGGACATGGTTCCGCACCTCGAACGAGCTGCCGCCGAGTTGGGCGTTACCTGCTTGGGTTGGGGCGGCGTGGTCGAACTGGACGGCAAACGCATCGGTGTAGCCCACGGCCACATGAGTGCGGACGTGCGCCGGGTGCTCGCCGCGCAACCCGATTACTTCCTGTCGGGCCATTCGCACATCGCTTCGGACGTTGTGTCAGGTTCGGTGCGGCGGGTCAATCCCGGCGCGCTTCACCGCGCCGATGAATTCACTGTCGCGCTGTTGGAAGTGGGGAGCGGTGAGTTGCGGTTCCTCTGCGTACCGAAGTAG
- a CDS encoding thiamine-phosphate kinase, whose product MPNEFEYIAWLRAQTPTDARVRIGPGDDCAALAPPAHELLVTTDMLMDGTDFILSEIDPRRIGRKAMAVNLSDIAAMAGVPTAAVVSVALPRPTPPSPLPEERQRQPNPLTPFPRKEGGTEPNAADTTQPEVVLSPSPLRGGVGEGLQLQPPPLAPCKGSPPPPPSQGARGAGGVGSADSPFSERGVGLAEQLYLGLRDVADAFGVAIVGGDTNTWTDKLVISVTALGEATARGPVRRSGAKPGDWLFVTGPLGGSISGHHLDFTPRVREALLLHEAVELRAMLDISDGLAADLNHICEESACGAVLWAEAIPISDAARELSRTSGKTPLQHALGDGEDFELVFAVSPADGAKLLHQPPVPGLAKIGECIEAGLWIEEGAARKPLAPTGWVHAL is encoded by the coding sequence ATGCCAAATGAATTCGAGTACATCGCGTGGTTGCGGGCACAAACCCCGACCGATGCGCGCGTGCGGATCGGCCCCGGTGACGACTGTGCCGCGCTCGCGCCGCCCGCGCACGAACTGCTCGTCACGACCGACATGCTGATGGACGGCACGGACTTCATTCTCTCGGAAATCGATCCGCGCCGGATCGGGCGCAAGGCGATGGCGGTGAACCTGAGTGACATCGCGGCGATGGCCGGTGTGCCCACGGCCGCGGTCGTGAGTGTGGCGCTACCTCGACCTACCCCTCCATCCCCCCTCCCTGAAGAGAGGCAAAGGCAACCTAACCCCCTAACCCCCTTCCCTAGGAAGGAAGGGGGAACAGAACCAAATGCGGCAGACACAACGCAACCCGAGGTGGTTTTAAGCCCCTCTCCGCTTAGGGGAGGGGTTGGGGAGGGGTTACAGCTACAACCTCCCCCTCTCGCTCCTTGTAAGGGATCCCCCCCCCCGCCCCCCTCACAAGGAGCGAGGGGGGCGGGGGGGGTAGGTTCTGCCGACAGCCCTTTCTCTGAAAGGGGGGTAGGTCTTGCGGAACAACTCTATCTCGGGCTGCGTGATGTCGCGGACGCTTTCGGTGTCGCAATTGTGGGCGGTGATACCAACACCTGGACCGACAAACTCGTGATCTCGGTCACGGCACTCGGCGAAGCCACCGCGCGCGGCCCGGTACGGCGCTCCGGCGCGAAGCCGGGCGACTGGTTGTTCGTGACCGGCCCGCTCGGGGGAAGTATCTCGGGGCACCACTTGGATTTCACCCCGCGCGTGCGCGAAGCGCTCCTTTTGCACGAAGCGGTCGAACTGCGGGCGATGCTCGATATCAGTGACGGCCTCGCCGCTGACCTGAATCACATCTGTGAAGAGAGCGCGTGTGGTGCCGTGCTATGGGCGGAAGCGATTCCCATTTCTGACGCCGCGCGTGAGCTGAGCCGCACGTCGGGCAAGACGCCACTTCAGCACGCTCTGGGGGACGGGGAAGACTTCGAGCTGGTGTTCGCGGTGTCGCCGGCGGACGGTGCGAAGCTACTGCATCAGCCACCGGTACCGGGACTGGCCAAGATCGGGGAGTGTATCGAAGCAGGCTTGTGGATCGAAGAGGGGGCCGCGCGGAAGCCACTCGCGCCAACGGGGTGGGTACACGCGCTGTGA